One window from the genome of Macaca fascicularis isolate 582-1 chromosome 7, T2T-MFA8v1.1 encodes:
- the LOC102140415 gene encoding small ribosomal subunit protein uS19-like, which produces MAYTRYRQVSDTKIAKGQTFRKFTYRVVDLDQLLDLSYKQLMQLYSALQQQRPNRGLGRKQHSPLRRLRKAKKAVPPMEKPEVVKTHLQYMIILPEMVGSMVGVYNGKTFNQVEIKPEMMGHYLGEFSIPYNPVKHGRPCIGATPASSPSNSGSANKGTYISKKQNKTKQNF; this is translated from the exons GTCTCTGATACTAAGATAGCAAAGGGCCAG ACCTTCCGCAAGTTCACTTACCGCGTTGTGGACCTGGACCAGCTGCTGGACTTGTCCTACAAGCAACTTATGCAACTGTACAGTGCGCTCCAGCAACAGCGGCCGAACCGGGGCCTCGGGCGGAAGCAGCACTCGCCGCTGAGGCGCCTGCGCAAGGCCAAGAAGGCGGTACCGCCCATGGAGAAGCCGGAAGTGGTGAAGACGCACCTGCAGTACATGATCATCCTGCCCGAGATGGTGGGCAGCATGGTGGGCGTCTACAACGGTAAGACCTTCAACCAGGTGGAGATCAAGCCAGAGATGATGGGCCACTACCTGGGCGAGTTCTCCATCCCCTACAACCCTGTGAAGCACGGCCGGCCCTGCATCGGTGCAACTCCTGCTTCATCCCCCTCAAATAGTGGCTCAGCTAATAAAGGCAcatatatctcaaaaaaacaaaacaaaacaaaacaaaacttctga